The Maridesulfovibrio hydrothermalis AM13 = DSM 14728 DNA window CTTTTTGATCTTTTCCTTCTGGTTCAGGTTGGATCAAAAATCGGAACTTTAAATGCTATCGCCTTATGCCTGCTCACTGCCTTTGCAGGGGCGTCACTTGCCCGTTCACAAGGTATGGCAACCATGCAGAAAGTCCGTGAGAATATGGATAAAGGCATTACGCCGGCTGAAGATATTCTAGACGCTGTAATTATATTTGCAGCAGGACTGGTGCTGCTGACACCCGGATTCATTACCGATGCCTTCGGTCTGCTGCTTCTGTTCCCGCTCACCCGCGGCTATTTCAAACGCTGGCTCAGAGTTCAGCTCGAAGCAAAAATGAAACAGCCCAATGTACACGTCACCTATCACAACACAGAATTCAAAGCGTGGACCAATCAGGATCAGCCTAAACAAAGAATCGACAACGTCATCGACATAGATGTCGAATCTGACCATAAAAATGATAAGCCGCTTCAATAAGAAGCGGCCGCCTCTCAGAAAGTCCCTTTACTTATCCTGAATAACGTCAGCGAGCACAAAAGTTCCGGGGAATCCAGAGCCTATTTTCATATTGGCGGCCCGGACTTTGGCGAGTGTTTTGTACAAACCGAGTTGAACTTTAAAAATCTGTGCACTGTCGGTTACAACTCGTACAATTCTGGAATTATGAAAACCGGCTTTGCGCAGCCTTTCGACCAGACGGTCAGCGTTATCTTTTACCTTGTACGCTCCGACCTGAATATAAAATGCTCCGTAGAGTTTCTTTTGCGAAGGTCCGGCAATTGCAGCGGAATCTTTCTTTGCCTCGGCCCGATACGGACGGATTAAAACTTTGGCTTTTCCGGCATCAATGAATCCTAGTTGCCGGGCGGCGGCGCGGGAAAGATCTATTATACGATCAGGTACAAAAGGCCCCCGATCGTTGATGATCACAGCTATGCTTTTATCGTTGCCTAGATTTGTAACTGTAACTTTCACTCCGAGCGGCAGATAATTGTGTGCCGCTGTAAGTTTTTCCATGTCATACGGGTCACCGCTGGCAGTAACTTTTCCCTGAAATTTCTCCCCGTACCATGAGGCAATGCCCTCTTCCTTGTAATCAGCGGGGATTACGGGAGTATCTGATGCGTTTTTTTCTGTAGTGGAATTCTGATCATTGTCCTGTGCGAAAACAGGACTTGCAACAGCCATAAGCAGCAAAGCCAGCTGCATAATAAAAAAACGTATGATCATTTATCTCTCCTGCCGGATGTTGTAGAGGTGAATTGTTTTATTTTTATGGGTATTTTCCATGTATTGCAATAGGCGGGAGATTAAAGTTTTTTCATTTTCCGTTCGCGCATTTGTTCGTCATATTCGCCAAGCTCGTACATGCGAATCTTATTACTGCGGGGAAATTCTCTTTTAAACAGGGTTTTCAAGAGCTTGCGCACCCCTTTCAACTTCACTTCGTGCGTATTTTTTTCATATCCATCCTCATAAATAATGAATTCATGATCTTTTATATGTATAATGAGCAAAGAACGGTTGCGTTTGTAGGTCCGCAGGTCTATGCAGTGCCCAACGGGAAGCTTTTTCAGCTTCCGCAAAACTGATTCCAGAGCAGTCGCTTTATCAATCATGTGATGACGATATAGCGGCAAAAGGAGAACTGTCAAATATGAGTAATGAAAACACCCCTATCACTAAGGGTTCTACTATAGAAGTAACGATTGAGTCACTGGCATTCGGAGGTCAGGGTATTGCACGCCATGAAGGCATGACCATTTTTGTGGACCGCGCGGTTCCCGGTCAGGTTGTTCGCTGCGAAATCACCAAACTTAAAAAAAGATTTGCTGAAGCTAAACGGGTAGAAGTTGTTACAGCTTCTGAAACAGAACAGGAACCTTTTTGCGAATACTTCGGCACGTGCGGCGGCTGCGTCCATCAGGACATGAAATATGATGCGCAGACTTACTGGAAGGGAAGGCAGGTCAGCGAAACTCTTACCAGAATAGGTAAAATTGCGGACGATATTGAGGGCATGGGCGCAGAGGCACTGCCTTCGCCTTTACAAAAAGGCTACCGCAACAAAATGGAATTTTCTTTTTCAGGCTATGCTGATGATTTAAAGGTCGGATTCAAAATGCGTGGCTCTGAATATGATGTACTCAGCATTGCAAGCTGTCCTCTGCTTCCAGAAACCTGCGCTGGTATTCCGGCTCTGGTGGAAGAATACTGTCAGGCAAGTAAAATAGGTTCACACCGTCATGGCAAAGGTGGATACTGGCGTAAACTGGTTGTCCGTGTGGCTCATGCCACTGGCGAAATCATGATTCACCTGATTACTGCTCCGGCAAAAAGTCATCACGCTGTAAAGCCTCTCGAAAAACTGCTTTATAACAACCTTGCGCAGCTTAAAACATTTGCCCACTCCACCCGTAAAGGCCGCGCCGACTTTGCTACCGGAGAACGCCTGATTTCTCTCGGCGGAGAGCCAACCATCACCGAGACTCTGACCAGAGACGATGGACAGACTGTAGACTACATGATTACACCTAACGCATTCTTTCAGACCAACTCTGTCGGAGCGCAGGTGCTGTATAACCGCTGTGTTGAAATAGCCCGACCACGCAAAACTGATGTCGTTTACGATCTTTTTTGCGGTTCAGGCGGCATCGGGTTGTTCATGGCTAAGGATGTCAAAGAGGTGATCGGCATTGAACTTTCCAAAGAAACAGTTCATTCAGCGACACAGAATGCAAGACTGAACGGTATAGAAAACACAAAGTACTTTGCAGGCAATTTGTCATCGGATAAGGACTTTCCTGCCGATCTGCCAAAGCCTGACATGATCATTGTGGACCCTCCCCGCAGCGGCGTTCCGGCCCCGACCCTTAAAAAGATGAAATCTCTTAAACCAGAGAAGATATTATATATATCCTGCAACCCCGCCACCCTCGCCCGTGATGTGGCAGAGCTTGGAGACGGTTATACCCTGGAGCGTTTCTCCGCAGTGGATATGTTCCCGCATACATCCCATGTAGAATGCATCGCACTGTTGACGAAATCCAGATAAAGCTGACACAATCAGCTTGCAATCAGGGAGGGGAAAGCTTCCCGCACACAACTTCAGACTTTTAGCACTGAGGCAGATGCTTAGCATCTGCCTCAGGATACTATAATTATGGCTGAACAAGTAATATTTGACACTCTGCTTAGAGAGTTACGCAGGCTGAACCTCTACCCTCCTGAAGAACGGCAGCTTAAAGATTTGCGTTCAAAAATAGAACGCAAATTTGATAATTCCGACAATTCGCCCGAAGACATTGATGCCGGTAAATATGCGGTGCTCCTTTATGGACTGGCTTTAAAAGCCCTCGAAGCCGAAGCTGAGGAAAATAAAAAAATTTCCTACGCTCCGGAAAAAGAAGATTCCGCAACAATAATCTGTCTTGATTATCTGGCTCTTATGGGCACTTGCGGCAGAATGCTTGCCGCACAAATTCTCTGCAACAAACTGCTCCCTCTACCACAAGTTAAAGAATGGCTGTCACAAAAACCAGACCGGATCACCATTGCTGTTGCTGACCGCATGCTTGCACTGGAAGCCGCAGACGTACCGAAACGGGTTAAGCTGGCACAGTCCATTACCGAAAAAGCGTCTGCAATGAATATCGCTGATGCCACATGTTTTTTTAAAGTCAACGGAACCCGCAAAGGACAGCTGACTTTCCGCACGCTGGAAAATTTCATGACCGGCAGATATGGACTCGAATGCCGCAGAAGGCTCATCCACCCTGAAACACTTGAAGAAATTACAACATGCACCGAAAGCATGCCCTCGTACCCGGATAAAAATCTTGTGGAGGATGTAGCTTTCCATTTACGCACGATGGACCCCATCGTCATGGAAAAAGTCCTGCGCACAGTCGAAAGACTGGCTGATGAAGTTGATAGTGCAACCCTGAAAGAGATCATTCCTCATACTCTTTCCCCTTCCCTGCCGCTGGCCAAAGCAGCTATGGATGTCATAGCCAAATTCGGCCGCAGCAAACGGGGCCGTATTTTTGCTCAGATTTTCAATGAGTCACCTAGAATCAGGGCTGAAGTAATTAACAGACTTCCTTTGCTCAGCAGTGACAATTTCGCAGCATTCATGGGCAGAATTTCTGATGGATTTCATACCCCGGTTCTTTCAGCTCTGTTTTCAACTCTGTCGGAAGAAGACTCCCACCGCTTCGGATCAATCCTTTCAGCCGTTCTTAAAAGTTCGACCAACGGTAAAAAAAATACCCTGAAACCGGTTCTGAATAAAATCTTGAAGCAAGATAAACTAAATGAACCGGAAAAGCCGGTGTCTGAAGAAGGCAGAACTGTTTCAGGACTTGATTATATCAAGCTGGGTGCTCCCATTGTCCTAAACATTGAAAAAAAACAAAAACAAACTGGATTTAAAAGAATTTTTGGAAAAGAAACGGCACAGCCCGACAGCCTGCCGGATATATATACCGGAGGGCAAATCTCGAACCAGCGCATCCATAAGCTCAACCGCTGGAAAAGTCAGGCCCAGAAAATTACCTTTCAAAATTGCCGCTTTGCTGCCTGTGATTTCAGGGATTCTTTTATGGAAACCTGCATATTTAAAAACTGCTCTTTCGACTCCTGCTCATTCGGCGAAGCAGTTTATAGAGAATGTGAGTTCGCAGACTGCACTTTTTCCAGCTGCTCATTAAATGAAACCACCTTTTATAATTGTTCATTTGACGGCTGTTCATTCCAGTATTCACACTTTGACTCAGCTGTTTTCTCACTTTGTTCTATTGAACTTTGTGAGTTCACGGCCATAGCTGCGCCCGGAAGTTTCTTCTGCAGATGCCGGTTTATTTCCTGTGAATTCAATGTTGCTGATTTTCGTGAGGCATTTATCTACAAAAGCCTGATGAAAGGATTACTCTTTATTTACAGCGAATTTTCCAGCACGCTGTTCAGTGAAAGCGAAGTCAGAAGCACCGTATTTCACGACTGCTCAACTCTCGAATGCAAGGCTTTAGGCATCCAAACAGACTCAGCTCAATTGCTGAACGCTCTACAACGCACCCTAGCTGCAAGACTTTGTCAAAGAGAGCAGCTCAAAAAAAGATCCAACGGCATGGGCAACATGGGTCAATATGAACGGGGAATTATATATAAAGCAATCAAACGCTGGTTTGCCCAGAAAGACATTGACCTGAGCCATGCCCGCTTTGCTGAAAACAACAGCCGCCGCCTTGAATGGACCGCAGCCAAAATGAACAGCAAAAGGAAACTCTTTTTATATATGCTCCCGGCCCTGCTGCACTCCGACGTATTTGAACAGGCTAATGAGATTGAGCAGCTCTGCATGCCCTCACACATCGACGGTTACAGCATACCTCTTGATGTGATTAGATCCCTTAAAGGAATTTTCCCTGATATAAATATTGAAACCGGAAAAAATGATTCTGTTCCCATCAAAGCACTGATGTCCATCGGCAGCACCGGAACAATTGCCCAGACTCCTGAATCAGATATAGACTGCTGGGTCTGCTGCGATTTTTCTAAATGCCCGCCGGACAGCCGTGAACGTTTACAATTCAAGCTACGTGCTGTTGAAGAATGGGCCGCTAATAACTTTGATCTTGAACTGCACTTTTTTACTATGGACGTAAAAGATATCCGTGAAAACAAATTCGGACTAAGTGATGAGGAAAGTTCCGGATCAGCTCAAAGTGCAATCCTCAAAGAAGAATTTTACCGTACAGCTTTGCTGATAGCCGGCAGGCCGCCGCTGTGGTGGTTCACTCCCGTAGAAGCTGATGAAAAAACATACGCCGCTATGGCCAAAAAAACAGCCGTGCTCAAAGGGACTGATTTTTGCGTTGATCTCGGCAATGTGCCGCGCATTCCCATGGAAGAATTTTTCGGAGCTTCTCTCTGGCAGATTGTAAAAGGAGTGAAAAGCCCCTTTAAATCTATCATGAAATTCGGACTGCTGGAAATGTACACTTCGAGCAACAAATACTGCCTGCTCTGCGAAAGCGTAAAAAAGAATATTCTGGCAGGTATGCGTGGACTCCGAAGAGTCGACCCCTACATGCTGTTATACAAAGAGCTTGCCGATTTTTACAAATCTCAGGAACAGCCTGAGTATAAATGGCTGACCGCCATGGCCCTGCGTCTTAAGTGCGGACTCCTTGATGAAAAAGGAATCAGCGGGCATCCTACCCGACCTGAAGAAAAAGAAATCATCGAATTTGCAACAGGACTCTCCGGTGAAAACAGCGTCGGCCATTTTAAAGCTTTTAAAAGCCTTTCTGATTTCAGGTCCGTTGTTACTCTGGGTGAGAAAATCAACCTGTTCATGATCAAGACTTACATGAAAGTCCGCGGTGAACAGGATAAAATATCAGGCGCAGCCATCACTCCGGAAGATCTTGCCCGTCTGGGGAGAATTGTTTTCTCCAACTTTGCCAAGCGTAAATTCAAGGTAGCACGGATAAGTCTACCCGGCCCTAAAACACATTTTTTTGACTCACTTATTATTACCCGTGATCTAAATAAAGTATGGGAAATCAGCGGTGAATATCCTGATGAATCCGGAGCCAGAAATATCCAGACCAGAATCGAATCAGGAAAAGATCTCACAGCCATATTAATATGGCTGGTGCTGAACGGACTCTATGACTCTAAGATGAGACTCAAAACAGACCTCAGCTCCGCCCCCCTCAGAGATAGAGATCTTAAAAAACTCTTTGCCAATCTCACAGCATTCTTTCCCCGCAAAACAATTTTCAATACTCCGGTGGAAGAAACTTTAAACAGCGAGCAGATGCGCAAAGCATACTTCATAATAAACCTTTGCGCGCCACGCGAAAGTAACAAAATACAAGAAGTCCACCTTGTATACAGCACTAACTGGGGTGAGGTATTCTGTAAACCTGTCAAAGTTACTGCCGCCCTGATCGAATCGCCGGAAAGATATCTGCAGAAAGAAATGGCGGATATACATTCCGGCCCGATTCAGATGGGACAATTCGTGCCTCCCGGATCGGAATGTCCATCTCTAAAAATCCCCGTCCGCTGACCGGTTTACCGCTGACAACCATGAACAAAATAAATGCACACACTGCAAATACCTTGAGGTTCATATGCCCGTTATCCGTAAAAGCCTGCTTCAATTAATTTTTTCAGGTTCCTTCATGAAACGATGGAACGACAAGCTGCGTCCTATGGAGCTTGTGGAAGTTGACAAACAAGCTCATAAAATGATCGCTGCATGGATACTTTTCACCCTTAACAGCGAAAAGCTTGATGAACGGGAAAAGATTAAACTTGGCGATGAAATTGTCGAAGGCGGCATATTTGAATATCTTTTCCGCATGGTCATAACTGACATTAAGCCTCCCGTATTTTACCGCATCAAAGAAAATCCCGAGCACTACCGCAGGCTGACCGAATGGGTACTGAAACAACTTCGTCCCAGACTCATGCCCCTCGGCGGGGAGTTCTGGGAACGGCTGAGCCGGTATCACTTAAACCCTGATGAAGGCTCCCTCGCCAGAAGAATTCTGAATGCAGCTCATATGTATGCCAGCTATTCTGAATTCAAACTGCTTAAACATCTCAATCAACCTGACGGAGAACTGGCCGAAATCGAACAGAGCTTCATCGACCGTATGGAGAAATGCTCCGACCTGAAAGGAGTGTCCCAACTGCTCCATTCGGAATCCACCCCTCTGGGCAGATTTGCCGACCTGTGCGGCCGGCTGCGGTTTCAAACCAGATGGTCCCAGACTCCACGTGTTCCAGAAACTTCCGTACTTGGACATGTATACATTGTGGCCGCCTTTGCATGGTTTTTCAGTATGGAAAAAGGAGCCTGCTCTGCAAGACGGCAGAATAACTTTTTCACCGGGCTTTTCCATGATATCCCTGAGCTGCTGACCCGTGATATTATTTCTCCGGTTAAAAAATCCGATCCCACCATCGGCAATCTTATCAAGGAGTATGAAGATCAAGAAGTTGAAAGTCGTATCATGGTCCCCCTGAAGGAGAACGGTTACGAAATCATTGCATCAAGATTAAGCTATTTTCTGGGAATTAAAACCGGATCAGAATTTCATGCTGCGGCAATTATTGACGGTACTCCAAAAAAGATTTCCACCGAAGAGCTGGATGCCCGGTACAATGATGATTCATACGACCCTAAAGACGGCGAGCTGCTCAAACTGTGTGACCATCTCGCTGCCTTCCTTGAAGCGTACAATTCTCTGCAGAACGGAATTACTTCCGCCCACCTGCAACAGGCATACTGGCGCATCAGCCAGAGCTATCTGGATAATCCGGTTGTGGCCGGAATTCATGTGGGACCGCTGCTGGCTGACTTTGAATAATTACTTTTTTACAAGATAACCATTTGATTAGGCCCAGTCTGGACTTTACGCCAATGCCCCTAATATGGTTTAACTATTGTGAATGACTGCTTGCTCATTAAAATAGATACCGATACTTTTTATAAATAATAAATTTTGTTTCAAAAGGAGATGCAGATGCTGCTGAGAAAAAGAGCCTGGGATATGATGAGAGAAGAATTTACCACCATTGACGAATCCGCAAGCCTCGCCGAGGCCATTCGTGCTTTACGCGATAGCATGAAAGAAGCCCCGGACAACAATGTGGTCGTGGTAAAAAAGAAAAACGGTTCCCTGCGCGGAGTAGCCTCCATCTGGACCATGCTTAAAGCGGTTGAAGATCAGGTTCTCAAAGATGAAGATCTCAGCCTTACCGAAGAAACAGACTGGGACCGCGCTTTTAAAAGAGCCGGAACAGCATGCTGCTCCACTTCCCTTGATGAACATATTGAAGAAGATGTAGCCATTCTCAAACCCACCGACCCCATGCTGGTAGTGCTGGAGATTTTCCGCAAGAAACACCGCTCATGGGCGCTGGTTCAGGAAGGCGGCAAAATAATCGGAGTAGTACTCCTCAGCGATGTATACCGCGAACTGACCAGAGATCTGGTTACCCAGTTCTAAAGTATCTAAAACAAAAAAACCCCGCTTTCTGTAGAAAACGGGGTTTTTTTGTCAAAATAATACTATTTATTTCTTCAAAGTAAGCGCCCATGCCTGAATAAGCTTGGTCACCTCAGGATCATAAAGAGGGTCGCGCGAGATAAGCGCTGCAGCCTTTAACGGGTCAATGGCCTCAGCATAGGGCCGCTTGCTGATCATTGCACAGTAGGAATCCACCGCAGCTATGATTCGGCCCAGCTTGGAAATATCACGGCCTGATTTTTTTTGGGGATACCCTTTCCCGTTTATACGTTCGTGATGCTCAATAACACAAGCTTCAATCTCTTTATATTTTAAATCAAGCTTACCCAGCATTTCGTAGCCAAGCCCGGGGTGCTTATCTATTTTAGCACGCTCGTCCGTAGTAAGCGGCTTTGGCTTTTCGCGGATAAATGCGGGAATTTTGGTCATACCTAGATCATGAAGAAAAAAGCCGACAGTAAGCCTGTCAAAATGATTACGGGTAATATCACCATTGGCAAAAGCTTCAGGCTTTTGCCTGATGAATATTGTCAACGCCAGAATTCCACAGTTCACGCTATGATTGGCAAGGGAGTGCTCTGTATGGAGTCTCTTGGAAAGAGCCTTGATGCGATACACATCATTCCAGAGATATTCAGTCAAAACCATTAGATCAGTCCAGAGTTTTTCCTTAACAGCAGCCACAGGCTGATCAAAAAACTCATTCATGCGCATGGTCAGTGCTTCAAGAAAAATATCAGCAATTTCCCGCTCTTTAAGATTGCGGTCAACAAGCACCAAATCAAGCTGATAGGCAATATGCTTTACATAAACAGGATGGTCATTACGGGAAACAAAAATCAATCCTTCCTTTACCATATTCGCCAGAACTTCAATCTGCTCTTTAGTCAGTCTTCCTCCAACCTGATAATATGGAGCAATGCGCCCCACCTGCTCTTTGAACATATAAATATTAAGCGGAGGCCGAAATTTATTAAAACTCTGCAAGATATCAGAACTTATCTGATAATATTCTTCGTTGAGTCCATCGGGGACATCCATCCTACCTTTTGCATTCATATTTCAACTCCACTCCAAATGTATTATAACCAGCTGTAACATTTGAAAATCACACACAACAACAATCACTGCTGGAAGTCGTCAGACGAAAAAAAAGAAACCCCGTACAGGCCGCCCTGCACTGAAAAAGCAATCCCTATTTAAAGGCCCTATAGCACTCATATTGCTCTTCGTGAAGACTATCTCACTCAGGATAATAATTTTCGCTATTATTTTTAAAAAAACCTAAAGTTTTTTTTACAATTTTTTTATTTTTTCTAAGGTCCGTATATTTATGCTTTTAGACTATTGAAAAGCCCGATTAATCACCGAAAACAGCGCAATTTTAACCCTCTCATTTTGGAAAGGGGCCTTGACTTTTTCCCTATTTTCACACACAGGTGGGGAGACGGGGGGAATTGGTGGTAGAATTGTGTGATTAGGTGGTAAAAATGAAATTCAGAGGTCACGCACATAGAAGCATGGATGCCAAAGGCAGACTGATGCTTACACCGGAGTATCGGGATCAAGTATATGCCGATTCTGCGGATGGTTGCGTTACTTTGACTATTTTCGAAGGAAATATAGTCGGCTTCACACCGCCGGACTGGGCTATTCTGGAAGAAAAACTTACCAGCATCAAGAGTCCAAGCCGGAAACTTAGAAATTTCATCCGTATAATCATTTCAGGTTCTGAAGAAATTCGCCTTGATAAACAAGGCCGAATCACCATCCCTTCCCATCTGCGGAAAAGCGGAAAACTCGGCAAGGATGTAGTCCTTGCCGGAGTCGGAGACAGATTTGAAGTCTGGGATAAGCGGGAATACGAAGCCCTGCTTGAACAGGAATTTGATGATGTATCCGAAGAACTGGCCGAATGCGGAGTTGAACTCCCGTTCTAGTTCTTGCGCTGTCCCCCGCGCCACTGACACATATTTTTTATTAAGCTGTAAGCTTGATTTTCCAAACCACCACAGGTTCGTGCCATCTCCCCCCAGAGTAATGTTCACAGCCCTGAAAACGGTTTGAATCAGGAAATTATGGAAAGCAACGAAACAAAGCCTGAAAAGGTCCACACCTCGGTTCTACTTAATGAAGTCATCGAATGGCTCGCCCCTAAACCGGGCGGCCTGTATCTCGATGGCACTTTAGGTATGGCAGGTCATTCTAGTGCCATTCTGGATGCTGCTGGCGAAGGCGCGCAACTGGCCGGACTGGATAGAGATGAACAGGCTCTGAAACTGGCTGGAACCCGTCTTGAGCCATACGGCGAACAAGCCCACAGGTTCCATCTGGCGTTCAGTAAATTTGAAGCAGCTCTTGATGAACTGGGCTGGGACACCATTGACGGAGTCGTTCTGGATCTCGGCGTATCATCTCTACATCTGGACCGTGGCGAACGCGGTTTCAGCTTCATCAAGGAAGGCCCTTTAGACATGAGAATGGACCCCGCAGGCGGAATGCCTCCGGCTTCATCCATTATTAACAAAGGTTCATACTCCGATATCAACAGAATTTTAAAACTGTACGGAGAAGAGCCGCTGGCCTCCAGAATAACAAAAGCGATCATCAAAGCCAGAGAAGAAAAAAAAATAACCACCACTCTGGAATTAGCTTCTATTGTAGAAAAGGCTTACCCCGCTAAACGCAGAGCTTTGTCCCGGACTCATCCGGCGACCAAAACATTTCAAGGACTGCGCATCGCGGTGAACTCGGAACTGGAAGAACTGCAGAAATTTCTGCAAAGAATTCCCGACCGTTTAAACCCCGGTGCCAGAGTGGCGATCATTTCTTTTCATTCACTTGAAGACCGGATCGTTAAAAAAGCATTTAAAGCGGAATCACAAAACTGCGACTGCCCGCCCATGCAGCCCATCTGCACCTGCGGAAAGGTAAAACGACTCAATATATTGAGCAAGAAGCCGATTCTTCCCACTCAGGAAGAAATGGCGGTCAACCCACGCAGCCGCAGTGCCAAACTTCGGGTGGCCGAAAGAGCCGCAGAGCACGAGTCATAAGGATATGAAAGACGACTCTAAGGGAATAGCTATGGCTCTGACTTTAACCATGGCCTCGGCCCTGATTCTGGGGCTTGTATCGGTCTGGCTCAATATTGAACGAGTCGACAAGGCTTATGATTTAAGAAGTATGGAAACAAGGCTGGATCAGCAGGAAGCCCTTGCTGCTAAACTTGAAGTAGAGAAAAACAACCTGCTGTCTCCCATAAGATTAAGGGAACTGGCAAAAAAATACGGTTTCGGTCCGGCTTCGCAGGGACAGATCAGAAGGCCTAGAGAAACGGCGAAACCATAGCAAAAACACAACAGGAGCTGGAAAGTGGCAAAAAGGAAAAAAGAAAGCATGAGGGCGAGCAGAAATAAGCTGCTCTT harbors:
- the mraZ gene encoding division/cell wall cluster transcriptional repressor MraZ, coding for MKFRGHAHRSMDAKGRLMLTPEYRDQVYADSADGCVTLTIFEGNIVGFTPPDWAILEEKLTSIKSPSRKLRNFIRIIISGSEEIRLDKQGRITIPSHLRKSGKLGKDVVLAGVGDRFEVWDKREYEALLEQEFDDVSEELAECGVELPF
- the rsmH gene encoding 16S rRNA (cytosine(1402)-N(4))-methyltransferase RsmH; translated protein: MESNETKPEKVHTSVLLNEVIEWLAPKPGGLYLDGTLGMAGHSSAILDAAGEGAQLAGLDRDEQALKLAGTRLEPYGEQAHRFHLAFSKFEAALDELGWDTIDGVVLDLGVSSLHLDRGERGFSFIKEGPLDMRMDPAGGMPPASSIINKGSYSDINRILKLYGEEPLASRITKAIIKAREEKKITTTLELASIVEKAYPAKRRALSRTHPATKTFQGLRIAVNSELEELQKFLQRIPDRLNPGARVAIISFHSLEDRIVKKAFKAESQNCDCPPMQPICTCGKVKRLNILSKKPILPTQEEMAVNPRSRSAKLRVAERAAEHES